From the genome of Halorussus caseinilyticus, one region includes:
- a CDS encoding pyridoxal-phosphate-dependent aminotransferase family protein: MVEDRDELLMTPGPTAVPPEVREAMSRAPVNPDVQAEFSPFYRDVLEKTARVYDTDDDVLVLSGEGMLGLEASVASLVEPGEEVLCLANGIFGEGFADFVEMHGGEAVVHDAPPESGFDPEAVKSVVADHDFAAATMVHCETPTGVLNDLGEILALLRDAGVLTIVDAVSSLGGTAVPTDDIDVCLGASQKCLSSPPGLTTLSVSDRAWEKVEATEQDTFYTSLAPWRDVDLPDDEPPHLPYTHAVSNLYALDASLDRLLEEGLASAYDRHESVAEQCRERGRDLGLDPFADSTALCSPTVTAFRTEGRASDLQRRLETDHGVVVATGLGELEDDVLRVGHMGYNADAERVERTMDALADVLD, translated from the coding sequence ATGGTCGAAGACCGCGACGAACTGCTGATGACGCCCGGCCCGACCGCCGTCCCGCCCGAAGTACGGGAGGCGATGAGTCGCGCACCGGTCAACCCCGACGTACAGGCCGAGTTCTCGCCGTTCTACCGCGACGTGCTGGAGAAGACCGCGCGGGTCTACGACACCGACGACGACGTACTCGTCCTGAGCGGCGAGGGGATGCTCGGTCTCGAAGCGAGTGTCGCCTCGCTGGTCGAACCCGGCGAGGAGGTGCTGTGTCTGGCGAACGGCATCTTCGGGGAGGGGTTCGCGGACTTCGTGGAGATGCACGGCGGCGAGGCGGTGGTCCACGACGCGCCGCCCGAGTCGGGATTCGACCCCGAGGCGGTGAAGTCGGTGGTGGCCGACCACGACTTCGCCGCCGCCACGATGGTCCACTGCGAGACGCCGACCGGCGTCCTCAACGACCTCGGCGAGATTCTGGCCCTGCTACGGGACGCGGGCGTCCTGACGATAGTCGATGCCGTGTCGTCGCTAGGCGGGACCGCGGTGCCGACCGACGACATCGACGTGTGTCTGGGCGCGTCCCAGAAGTGCCTGAGTTCCCCGCCGGGACTGACCACCCTCTCGGTCAGCGACCGGGCGTGGGAGAAAGTCGAGGCGACCGAACAGGACACCTTCTACACCAGTCTCGCCCCGTGGCGCGACGTTGACCTCCCCGACGACGAACCGCCACACTTACCGTACACTCACGCCGTCTCGAACCTCTACGCGCTCGACGCCTCGCTCGACCGACTGCTGGAGGAGGGCCTTGCGAGCGCCTACGACCGCCACGAGTCGGTCGCCGAGCAGTGCCGCGAACGCGGCCGTGACCTCGGACTCGACCCGTTCGCGGACTCGACGGCGCTCTGTTCGCCGACCGTGACCGCGTTCCGGACCGAAGGTCGGGCGAGCGACCTTCAGCGCCGACTCGAAACCGACCACGGCGTCGTCGTGGCGACCGGTCTCGGCGAACTCGAAGACGACGTGCTTCGCGTCGGTCACATGGGGTACAACGCCGACGCCGAACGCGTCGAGCGGACGATGGACGCCCTCGCGGACGTGCTGGACTGA
- a CDS encoding methyl-accepting chemotaxis protein, giving the protein MKDENSTGETTEDTSSGSGDRSAWSRFVAAATPAAIRRRYAAKFTLSITLVVLVVGAAGATTYVDARDMARDEAAAEVESTVTLQADSLSRWIAGVRTQTRTLSARESLAAGDRTEKRRRLAAAMNRSSNGVRAMYLVDADRGVVTASTMRTVEGWSLDRVEMPWSNASVAASFGGDDDVWTSRAYVSKTTTYTDEDSPWYTDDHKYMAVASPVAGADDTYLVVAGGIDDRVKRLHQPATNQTTWIVDTDGETVLASDATNVSSAGLVAVGGPDLSSADGRGASADDDSPTDGVDSIATLRERGDYVLAYAPIEGTDWVAATAIQKREAYALSGAVGRNIGLLVGATLVSLLGVGLVLGRRTVRPLADLRERSRRMEQGELDVALATRREDEFGRLYAAFASMRDELRDQIRTTERLNRHLERKADDYREVMEACADGDLTRRMDAESDNEAMVAIAEAFNGMLADIEATMADLAAFADGVADASEVVTASSEEVYSASEQVTESIQEISAGADSQNEQLRTVADELSGLSATTEEIAASSNQVAELAAETAETGREGREAAQDAIRGLAEIEAESDEAVAEIQRLEDEVTEVDELAEFIREIATQTNMLALNASIEVSRSSTDGGNPEGFAAVANKIKDLAEETKIAAEDIERRLDRIETQTERTGEEVQSASARISDHTDSIARAVDALEEIADYAQETNTGVQSISEATEQQADATEEVVAMFDEVARISDETTGEASNVAAAAEEQTSALTEVSRSASDLTVQAERLSAALDRFETDADGDRSPSADADLPSDFADGRFALPADADDPEAIFGRADDADAETDGASDDGTDERPAESPDSA; this is encoded by the coding sequence ATGAAAGATGAAAATAGCACGGGGGAGACAACCGAAGATACGTCGTCTGGGTCCGGGGACCGTTCGGCGTGGAGTCGGTTCGTCGCCGCGGCGACGCCAGCGGCGATTCGGCGGCGGTACGCGGCGAAGTTCACGCTCTCGATTACGCTCGTCGTCCTCGTGGTCGGCGCGGCTGGCGCGACGACCTACGTGGACGCCAGAGACATGGCGCGCGACGAGGCCGCGGCGGAAGTCGAATCGACGGTGACGCTACAGGCCGACTCGCTGAGTCGCTGGATAGCGGGGGTGCGGACCCAGACCCGGACGCTCTCGGCGCGCGAGTCGCTGGCGGCGGGCGACCGGACCGAGAAGCGTCGGCGACTCGCGGCGGCGATGAACCGGTCTTCGAACGGGGTGCGGGCGATGTATCTGGTGGACGCCGACCGCGGCGTCGTGACCGCCAGCACGATGCGGACCGTCGAAGGGTGGTCGCTAGACCGAGTGGAGATGCCGTGGTCGAACGCGTCTGTCGCCGCCTCGTTCGGGGGCGACGACGACGTGTGGACTTCGAGGGCGTACGTCTCGAAGACCACGACGTACACCGACGAGGACTCGCCGTGGTACACCGACGACCACAAGTACATGGCCGTCGCCAGCCCCGTCGCCGGTGCCGACGACACGTATCTAGTCGTCGCGGGCGGCATCGACGACCGAGTGAAGCGACTCCACCAACCCGCGACCAACCAGACGACGTGGATTGTCGATACCGACGGCGAGACGGTCTTGGCGTCCGACGCGACCAACGTCTCGTCGGCGGGTCTGGTGGCCGTCGGCGGTCCCGACCTCTCGTCGGCGGACGGCCGGGGCGCGTCGGCGGACGACGACTCGCCGACCGACGGCGTGGACTCGATTGCCACCCTGCGAGAGCGTGGCGACTACGTGCTGGCCTACGCGCCCATCGAGGGAACCGACTGGGTGGCGGCGACCGCTATCCAGAAACGGGAGGCCTACGCGCTGAGCGGGGCCGTCGGACGGAACATCGGTCTGCTCGTGGGCGCGACGCTGGTTTCGTTGCTCGGCGTCGGTCTCGTCCTCGGCCGTCGAACCGTCCGACCGCTGGCGGACCTGCGCGAGCGGAGTCGGCGCATGGAGCAGGGCGAACTCGACGTGGCGCTCGCGACCCGCCGCGAGGACGAGTTCGGCCGCCTCTACGCCGCGTTCGCCAGCATGCGCGACGAGTTGCGCGACCAGATTCGGACGACCGAGCGTCTCAACCGCCACCTCGAACGGAAGGCCGACGACTACCGCGAAGTGATGGAGGCGTGCGCCGACGGCGACCTGACCCGGCGGATGGACGCCGAGAGCGACAACGAGGCGATGGTCGCCATCGCCGAGGCGTTCAACGGGATGCTGGCCGACATCGAGGCGACGATGGCCGACCTCGCGGCGTTCGCCGACGGGGTTGCCGACGCCAGCGAAGTCGTGACCGCCTCCTCCGAAGAGGTGTACTCGGCCAGCGAGCAAGTCACCGAGTCGATTCAGGAGATTTCGGCCGGGGCAGACAGCCAGAACGAGCAGTTACGGACCGTCGCGGACGAACTCAGCGGCCTGTCGGCGACGACCGAGGAGATAGCGGCCTCCTCGAATCAGGTCGCCGAACTCGCGGCCGAGACGGCCGAGACCGGACGCGAAGGCCGCGAGGCCGCCCAAGACGCGATTCGCGGACTCGCCGAAATCGAGGCGGAGTCGGACGAAGCGGTCGCCGAAATCCAGCGCCTCGAAGACGAGGTGACTGAGGTGGACGAACTCGCCGAGTTCATCCGGGAGATAGCCACCCAGACCAACATGCTCGCGCTCAACGCCAGCATCGAGGTGTCGCGGTCGAGTACCGACGGCGGCAACCCCGAGGGGTTCGCGGCGGTGGCGAACAAAATCAAGGACCTCGCGGAGGAGACCAAAATCGCGGCCGAGGACATCGAACGACGACTCGACCGCATCGAGACCCAGACCGAGCGCACCGGCGAAGAAGTCCAGTCCGCGAGCGCCCGGATTTCCGACCACACCGACTCCATCGCCCGCGCCGTGGACGCGCTGGAAGAAATCGCCGACTACGCCCAAGAGACCAACACCGGCGTCCAGAGCATCAGCGAGGCGACCGAACAGCAGGCCGACGCCACCGAGGAAGTCGTCGCCATGTTCGACGAGGTGGCCCGAATCAGCGACGAGACGACCGGGGAGGCGTCGAACGTCGCCGCGGCCGCCGAGGAACAGACTTCCGCGCTCACCGAAGTCTCGCGGTCGGCCAGCGACCTGACCGTGCAGGCCGAACGCCTCTCGGCCGCCCTCGACCGCTTCGAGACCGACGCCGACGGCGACCGGTCGCCGTCGGCGGACGCTGACCTGCCGAGCGACTTCGCGGACGGCCGGTTCGCGCTTCCGGCGGACGCCGACGACCCCGAAGCGATTTTCGGCCGGGCAGACGACGCCGACGCGGAAACCGACGGCGCGAGCGACGACGGGACGGACGAGCGACCCGCCGAGTCGCCGGACTCGGCGTAG
- a CDS encoding 50S ribosomal protein L10 has translation MSAEAERKTETIPEWKQEEVDDIADLIEGYSSVGIVNVAGIPSRQLQTMRRNLHGSAELRISRNTLVKRALDQVDEGVEDLKEYVAGEVGLIGTNDNPFGLYKQLEASKSPAPISAGEVAPNDIVVTEGDTGVDPGPFVGELQSIGAAARIMEGSIHVTEDSVVAEEGEEVDEDVANVLAELGMEPKEVGLDLKGVFSDGVLFEADELAIDVEEYRADVEAAAARARNLSVNAVYPTAQTTPTLVQKAEGEAKSLGLQAEIESPDVMPDLVSKADGQLRALAAQIDDEEALPEELADVEAPAAGGSSEDESTDEDTESDAEEEADAEDDEEEDDDDDGGDALGAMFG, from the coding sequence ATGTCAGCCGAAGCAGAACGGAAGACCGAGACCATCCCGGAGTGGAAGCAAGAAGAAGTCGACGACATCGCCGACCTCATCGAAGGCTACAGCAGTGTCGGCATCGTCAACGTCGCGGGCATCCCGTCCCGTCAGCTTCAGACGATGCGGCGCAACCTTCACGGAAGCGCCGAACTCCGCATTAGCCGGAACACGCTCGTCAAGCGCGCGCTCGACCAAGTAGACGAGGGCGTCGAAGACCTGAAAGAGTACGTGGCTGGCGAAGTCGGACTCATCGGGACGAACGACAATCCCTTCGGACTGTACAAACAGCTCGAAGCGTCGAAGAGTCCCGCCCCCATCAGTGCGGGCGAAGTCGCACCTAACGACATCGTAGTCACCGAGGGCGACACGGGCGTAGACCCCGGTCCGTTCGTGGGCGAACTCCAGTCCATCGGTGCCGCGGCCCGCATCATGGAAGGGTCCATCCACGTCACCGAAGACAGCGTGGTCGCCGAAGAGGGCGAAGAAGTGGACGAAGACGTGGCGAACGTCCTCGCGGAACTCGGCATGGAGCCGAAGGAAGTGGGACTCGACCTCAAGGGTGTCTTCTCCGACGGCGTTCTCTTCGAGGCCGACGAACTCGCCATCGACGTGGAGGAGTACCGCGCGGACGTGGAGGCCGCCGCTGCCCGCGCCCGCAACCTCTCGGTCAACGCGGTTTATCCGACCGCCCAGACCACGCCGACGCTCGTCCAGAAGGCCGAAGGCGAGGCCAAGAGCCTCGGTCTGCAGGCCGAAATCGAGAGTCCGGACGTAATGCCGGACCTCGTGAGCAAGGCCGACGGACAGCTTCGCGCGCTCGCTGCACAAATCGACGACGAGGAGGCACTGCCCGAGGAGCTTGCTGACGTAGAGGCTCCGGCGGCGGGTGGCTCTTCCGAGGACGAATCGACTGACGAAGACACCGAATCCGACGCCGAGGAAGAAGCCGACGCCGAAGACGACGAGGAGGAAGACGACGACGACGACGGCGGCGACGCGCTCGGCGCGATGTTCGGATAA
- a CDS encoding PAS domain S-box protein, with protein sequence MDAADALADTIAVFDGSDAPATPYTTNEVADALDCSRRTAYNRLERLVERDDLETKKVGARGRVWWRPPADSDAASDLRESKRRFRSLVEAVDEYAIFRLDPKGRVVSWNEGAERIKGYDREEILGEHVSTFYTDEDAAAGVPDRNLADAADRGTIEQEGWRVGADGSRFWARVTLSAIRDDGELVGYAKVVRDMTEDRYAETERRLLYSTTHAIAAADTFEDGLCATLREVCAATDWEFGETWIPDDGGVLERASADYAEDGTLEPFGTVSESFTFERGEGLPGRVWESGDSEWIRDAATAGEETFVRTDEADRHDIGSALAVPITTEGGVVAVLVLAMTDSRPPDERMVELLTSVGVELGELVEHQRATAALAREKELTERILAASQTGIAVFDADGSVVRSNRRMSDIVGVSHAEMERYTAGEREMTNESGETVRLEKKPVREVLETGESVTEREVRIELPNAENRWVSVTAVPLEDEDGELERVVATANDVTRLKRQTQRLERQREDLRRELDDVFERIDDAFFALDENLQFTYVNERAESLLDVETADVLGGHVWNELEPSSAAQAAFEEALATQESTVFEGYYEPLETWFETHVYPSESGLSVYFQDVTERKERERELEQYERIVETVDDGVYVLDNDSRFVTANSAYEELTGYSADELRGRSASILATDDATLHRAERIHEGLVTGDEETGRIETEIERKDGQRIPVETHFAPYDLGDDVGRVGVLRDVTERRHRERELEEYERIIETVDDGVYVVNDDGEFVLVNDAYAEMLGYDREELLGCHVSLVADEETLELASEIDREIETSDDRVTAEADLLTKDGRRLPTEATFSNLPSDDGVHRVGVVRDVTDRRKFEETLKALHDSARQLLGAGSAAEVGDIVVGTATDVLDLPGVVVYRHDADDGLLVPAERSVVADFMRREFPEVPADATSITGSIFADGDPAHYDDICEVANLSVDPEHTEMRAGSFAPMGDHGILVVGSREAGEFDHRTRQLVELLAANAEAAYDRVAREEQLAGHREQLTALNNLNAVVRDINEALVQQSTRGEVEQVVCDRLSESDSYEFAWFGEVDPRSERVELTTEAGVEGYLDAIEIPVAPDDDRSKEPTGRAVLTEEVQISQNVTEEWELEDWRDHARTHGFRSAAAIPVVHEDTLYGVLNVYTERPNGFEGEERRVVGHLGEIVGHAIASIERKRALMSDEVVELEFYIRDVFEAVGVPENGGTISFHRTVPVGDGRFVEYGTATGNGIAMLETLTERLPYWEDVTVIREEFGTATFEARLSEPPVVSLVASNGGYIDAATIEDGDYNMTLHFPPTVEIRNVVERIRETYPTVEAVTRRQVSRSGDSLRRLDEVLADEMTDRQRTALEAAYFAGFFEWPRASSAQEVADSLDVADATFHQHVRLAEQKLLRALFEESTAGIR encoded by the coding sequence ATGGACGCCGCGGACGCTCTCGCCGACACTATCGCCGTTTTCGACGGCTCTGACGCTCCTGCTACCCCGTACACGACCAACGAAGTCGCCGACGCTCTCGACTGTTCGCGCCGGACCGCGTACAACCGCCTCGAACGACTCGTAGAGCGCGACGACCTCGAAACCAAGAAGGTCGGCGCGCGCGGCCGGGTGTGGTGGCGACCGCCTGCCGACTCCGACGCCGCGTCCGACCTCCGCGAGAGCAAGCGGCGCTTCCGGTCGCTCGTGGAGGCCGTAGACGAGTACGCCATCTTCCGACTCGACCCGAAGGGTCGAGTCGTGAGTTGGAACGAGGGGGCCGAGCGCATCAAGGGGTACGACCGCGAGGAAATCCTCGGGGAACACGTCTCGACGTTCTACACCGACGAGGACGCCGCTGCGGGCGTTCCCGACCGGAACCTCGCCGACGCCGCCGACCGCGGCACCATCGAGCAAGAGGGGTGGCGCGTCGGGGCCGACGGGTCGCGGTTCTGGGCGCGGGTCACGCTCTCGGCAATCCGCGACGACGGTGAACTCGTCGGTTACGCCAAAGTCGTCCGCGACATGACCGAGGACCGCTACGCCGAGACCGAGCGCCGACTGCTCTACTCGACCACGCACGCTATCGCCGCGGCCGACACGTTCGAGGATGGTCTGTGCGCCACCCTGCGGGAGGTGTGTGCGGCGACCGACTGGGAGTTCGGCGAGACGTGGATTCCCGACGACGGCGGCGTCCTCGAACGCGCCTCGGCCGACTACGCCGAAGACGGGACCCTCGAACCGTTCGGAACGGTCTCGGAGTCGTTCACCTTCGAACGCGGCGAGGGTCTCCCCGGTCGAGTGTGGGAGTCGGGCGACTCGGAGTGGATTCGAGACGCCGCGACCGCCGGGGAGGAGACGTTCGTCCGGACCGACGAGGCCGACCGACACGACATCGGGTCGGCGCTCGCCGTCCCAATCACGACCGAAGGCGGCGTCGTGGCGGTTCTGGTCCTCGCCATGACCGACTCGCGGCCGCCCGACGAGCGGATGGTCGAACTCCTCACGTCGGTCGGCGTCGAACTCGGCGAACTGGTCGAACACCAGCGAGCGACCGCCGCACTCGCCCGCGAGAAGGAACTCACCGAGCGGATTCTGGCGGCGAGTCAGACCGGCATCGCGGTGTTCGACGCGGACGGGAGCGTCGTCAGGTCGAACCGCCGGATGTCCGACATCGTGGGCGTCTCGCACGCCGAGATGGAGCGGTACACCGCGGGCGAACGGGAGATGACGAACGAGAGCGGCGAGACGGTCCGCTTGGAGAAGAAACCGGTCCGAGAGGTTCTCGAAACCGGCGAGTCCGTCACCGAGCGCGAAGTCCGAATCGAACTCCCGAACGCCGAGAACCGGTGGGTGTCTGTCACTGCGGTCCCCCTCGAAGACGAGGACGGCGAGTTAGAGCGAGTCGTCGCCACGGCCAACGACGTGACCCGACTCAAGCGACAGACCCAACGCCTCGAACGCCAGCGCGAGGACCTGCGCCGCGAACTCGACGACGTGTTCGAGCGAATCGACGACGCCTTCTTCGCGCTCGACGAGAACCTGCAGTTCACCTACGTCAACGAGCGCGCGGAGTCGCTACTCGATGTCGAGACCGCCGACGTACTCGGCGGTCACGTCTGGAACGAACTCGAACCCAGTTCGGCGGCGCAGGCGGCCTTCGAGGAGGCGCTGGCGACCCAAGAATCGACCGTCTTCGAGGGGTACTACGAACCGCTCGAAACGTGGTTCGAGACCCACGTCTACCCATCCGAGTCCGGTCTCTCGGTCTACTTCCAAGACGTGACCGAGCGCAAGGAGCGCGAACGCGAGTTAGAGCAGTACGAGCGCATCGTGGAGACGGTAGACGACGGCGTCTACGTACTCGACAACGACTCGCGGTTCGTGACGGCCAACTCCGCCTACGAGGAGTTGACGGGGTACTCCGCGGACGAACTCCGGGGACGGAGCGCCTCGATACTCGCCACGGACGACGCGACGCTCCACCGGGCCGAGCGAATCCACGAGGGTCTCGTGACCGGCGACGAGGAAACCGGAAGAATCGAGACCGAAATCGAACGAAAGGACGGCCAGCGGATTCCCGTCGAGACCCACTTCGCCCCGTACGACCTCGGAGACGACGTGGGCCGGGTCGGGGTGTTGCGCGACGTGACCGAGCGACGACACCGCGAGCGAGAACTCGAAGAGTACGAGCGCATCATCGAGACGGTGGACGACGGCGTTTACGTGGTGAACGACGACGGCGAGTTCGTGCTGGTCAACGACGCCTACGCGGAGATGCTGGGCTACGACCGCGAGGAACTGCTCGGATGCCACGTCTCGCTGGTGGCCGACGAGGAGACCCTCGAACTTGCGAGCGAGATAGACCGAGAAATCGAAACCAGCGACGACCGAGTGACCGCCGAGGCCGACCTGCTCACCAAAGACGGCCGACGCCTTCCCACCGAAGCGACGTTCTCGAACCTCCCCTCGGACGACGGAGTACACCGCGTCGGCGTGGTCCGGGACGTGACCGACCGAAGGAAGTTCGAGGAGACGCTGAAGGCGCTACACGACTCGGCGCGCCAACTGCTCGGCGCGGGGTCGGCGGCCGAAGTCGGCGACATCGTGGTTGGGACTGCCACAGACGTTCTCGACCTGCCGGGCGTCGTCGTCTACCGACACGACGCCGACGATGGACTGCTCGTCCCGGCCGAGCGGTCGGTCGTCGCCGACTTCATGCGCCGGGAGTTCCCGGAAGTCCCGGCCGACGCCACCAGTATCACCGGGAGCATCTTCGCGGACGGCGACCCCGCCCACTACGACGACATCTGCGAAGTGGCGAACCTGAGCGTGGACCCCGAACACACCGAGATGCGCGCGGGGTCGTTCGCGCCGATGGGCGACCACGGCATCCTCGTCGTCGGGTCCCGTGAGGCGGGCGAGTTCGACCACCGGACCCGCCAGTTGGTGGAACTGCTGGCCGCGAACGCGGAGGCGGCCTACGACAGGGTTGCCCGCGAAGAGCAACTCGCGGGCCACCGCGAGCAGTTGACCGCGCTCAACAACCTGAACGCCGTCGTCCGGGACATCAACGAGGCGCTGGTCCAGCAGTCCACCCGCGGGGAAGTCGAGCAGGTCGTCTGTGACCGACTGTCAGAGTCGGACTCCTACGAGTTCGCGTGGTTCGGCGAGGTCGACCCGCGGTCCGAGCGAGTCGAACTGACGACGGAGGCGGGCGTCGAGGGCTACCTCGACGCCATCGAGATTCCGGTGGCACCCGACGACGACCGGTCGAAAGAACCCACCGGACGGGCGGTGCTGACCGAGGAGGTGCAAATCTCCCAGAACGTCACCGAGGAGTGGGAACTCGAAGACTGGCGCGACCACGCACGCACTCACGGCTTCCGGTCGGCGGCGGCGATTCCGGTCGTCCACGAGGACACCCTCTACGGGGTGTTGAACGTCTACACCGAGCGACCGAACGGGTTCGAGGGCGAGGAGCGCCGCGTCGTCGGACATCTCGGCGAAATCGTCGGCCACGCGATAGCCAGCATCGAGCGCAAGCGGGCGCTGATGAGCGACGAGGTGGTCGAACTGGAGTTCTACATCCGAGACGTGTTCGAGGCGGTCGGCGTCCCCGAAAACGGCGGGACTATCTCGTTCCACCGGACCGTGCCGGTCGGCGATGGGAGGTTCGTGGAGTACGGTACCGCGACGGGCAACGGGATAGCGATGCTGGAGACGCTGACCGAGCGACTTCCCTACTGGGAGGACGTGACGGTGATACGCGAGGAGTTCGGCACCGCGACGTTCGAGGCGCGACTCTCGGAACCGCCGGTGGTCTCGCTGGTCGCGTCCAACGGCGGGTACATCGACGCCGCGACCATCGAAGACGGCGACTACAACATGACCCTGCACTTCCCGCCGACGGTCGAAATCAGGAACGTGGTCGAACGCATCCGAGAGACCTACCCGACGGTGGAGGCCGTGACCCGGAGGCAGGTCTCCCGGTCGGGCGACTCGCTCCGGCGACTCGACGAGGTGCTGGCCGACGAGATGACCGACCGCCAGCGCACCGCGCTGGAAGCGGCCTACTTCGCGGGGTTCTTCGAGTGGCCGCGAGCGAGCAGCGCCCAAGAAGTCGCCGACTCGCTGGACGTGGCCGACGCGACGTTCCACCAGCACGTCCGATTGGCCGAACAGAAGCTACTGAGGGCGTTGTTCGAGGAATCGACCGCCGGTATCAGATGA
- a CDS encoding DUF7344 domain-containing protein codes for MSRSRSYRSRFDANVSLGRSLDAVLDALASRRRREALSVLRTREGSVSESDLVSHVVARRADKPLLDVTREEHRQTWTRFHHVHLPKLADAGLIRRSDGRVSAASSPVLDRPEFDALVRRDDGETDDESDDRDAILSALADGRRRTVLSVLRETGRLELPTLARRVAAREDDAPGGPSDERVESVLAGLRHAHAPKLAAAGLVEYDDARGTISYEGHPAFDPRWLLRARDE; via the coding sequence ATGTCCCGCTCCCGTAGCTATCGAAGTCGCTTCGACGCGAACGTCTCGCTCGGTCGGTCGCTAGACGCCGTACTCGACGCGCTGGCGAGTCGGCGTCGGCGCGAGGCGCTTTCGGTCCTCCGAACCCGCGAGGGGTCGGTCTCCGAGTCCGACCTCGTGTCCCACGTCGTCGCCCGACGCGCGGACAAACCGCTCCTCGACGTGACCCGCGAGGAACACCGGCAGACGTGGACCCGGTTTCACCACGTCCACCTGCCGAAACTGGCCGACGCCGGACTGATTCGCCGGAGCGACGGCCGGGTCTCGGCGGCGAGCAGTCCGGTCCTCGACCGACCCGAGTTCGACGCGCTCGTCCGACGAGACGACGGCGAGACCGACGACGAATCGGACGACCGGGACGCGATACTTTCGGCGCTAGCAGACGGTCGGCGTCGGACGGTGCTGTCGGTCCTGCGGGAGACCGGACGGCTCGAACTCCCCACGCTCGCGCGCCGGGTCGCGGCGCGGGAGGACGACGCGCCCGGCGGCCCGTCCGACGAGCGAGTCGAGTCGGTTCTGGCCGGACTCCGCCACGCTCACGCCCCGAAACTGGCCGCGGCCGGGTTAGTGGAGTACGACGACGCCCGCGGGACAATCAGCTACGAGGGCCATCCGGCGTTCGACCCGCGATGGCTTCTGAGAGCGCGAGACGAGTAG
- a CDS encoding 50S ribosomal protein L1: protein MADQEIEQAVSRALEDAPERNFRETVDLAINLRDLDLNEPSNRVDESIVLPAGTGQETKIVVFAEGETALRAEDVADEVFDGDDLEDLGDDDDEAKDLADDTDFFIAEASMMQDIGRYLGTILGPRGKMPEPLQPDDDVVETVSRMKNTVQLRSGDRRTFHTRVGAENMDAEEIADNIDVILRRLHSNLEKGPLNIDNVYVKTTMGPAVEVA, encoded by the coding sequence ATGGCAGATCAGGAGATAGAGCAAGCAGTCTCTCGCGCACTCGAGGATGCACCCGAGCGGAACTTCCGCGAAACGGTGGACCTCGCAATCAACTTGCGCGACCTCGATTTGAACGAACCGTCGAACCGCGTAGACGAAAGTATCGTCCTTCCTGCCGGAACCGGACAGGAGACGAAAATCGTCGTGTTCGCGGAGGGCGAAACCGCCCTGCGCGCCGAAGACGTTGCCGACGAAGTTTTCGATGGCGACGACCTCGAAGACCTCGGCGACGACGACGACGAGGCCAAGGACCTCGCCGACGACACCGACTTCTTCATCGCGGAAGCGTCCATGATGCAAGACATCGGTCGGTATCTCGGTACCATCCTCGGCCCGCGCGGGAAGATGCCCGAACCGCTTCAACCCGACGACGACGTGGTCGAGACCGTTAGCCGGATGAAGAACACGGTCCAGCTTCGAAGTGGCGACCGGCGCACCTTCCACACCCGCGTCGGCGCGGAGAACATGGACGCGGAGGAAATCGCCGACAACATCGACGTGATTCTCCGCCGACTCCACTCCAACTTGGAGAAGGGGCCGCTCAACATCGACAACGTCTACGTCAAGACGACGATGGGACCGGCCGTGGAGGTGGCCTAA